A segment of the Strigops habroptila isolate Jane chromosome 23, bStrHab1.2.pri, whole genome shotgun sequence genome:
TTTAGTGTGTGTGTTtacatgtatgtacatatgtgtGCAGACATGTATGTGCGGGGTGTGTGCATGCAGCCGTGcatggttttgtgtgtgtgtgtacacatatgTAGATATGTGTGCAGTCATGTATGTGTGGGGTGTGTGCATGCAGCCATACACGGTTTTGCATGTGTGAAATCACGCatcgtgtgtgtgtgcagccaTGCATGATTCGTGTGCATACAATCACACGTGATTTGTGTGTGCGTCAGCTGTGCATGCGTGTACATGCATGTGCGGGTGTGCTGATGCTTGGTGGGGACTGAGCCATGGCCGGCCAGGGCACCGCAAGCCCTGCCCTACTCAGCCCCACATGCCTCTCACCCCATTGCCAGCCCTACCAAGGGCCAGCAGCTGCCCAGTTCCTCCCAGTCCCTAACTGGGAGCGGGACACTCACCCTGGAGCACGGGTGCCGCGAATCCCGGGACACGGGAGCATCCGGTGCATTCCCAGCCCCTCGCGGGCGCAGGGAGAGGGCTGGGATGAGGCTGGAGCGAGGTTTATTGCGGGATGCAGAGCGATACACGGTGCCGAAGCAATAACTGAAGCCGTGTGGAAGCGCCGGGCTGCAGGGTCCCATCCTGCTGCTTGGCCCCGGTGCCCGACGGGGCAGGTTTGGCAGCTCTTAAGCGATCAAATAGCTTTAcactttattaaatatattaaatcttAATCATTAAATAACTGTGGAGCAAAGCTGGTGCTGCTGAACATCACAGTCCTGGCCCAACAGCCCTCAACAGGGGGCGGGTTTGGGGATGGTGGCGAGCGGTGCGAGCTGGAGCTGGCCGCAAGGGTGCACCGAAACACCCCAACGCTGGCAAAGCCCAAAAGGGCTTGGAAAGGGGGAATGTGGGGAGCTCCTTGGGAAGAATCAGGCCGCTTGGCTGCGGGAGCCTGCGCTCGGCGCATCCCTGCAGCACGGGGGATGCTCGATGCCGGTGGTTCCTTGTCCTGAGGATCCCCGAGACCTGGCCCTGGGGGATGCTGCCCCCGGACCAGCTTGTCCCGGTGAGATCCAGCCCACACGCCACAGCCCTGCCGGGGAATTCCTGCTGCCGCCGAGCCCGCGGCATTCCCGCTGCCAACGCGCCGGGCAGGCAGGTCGGGGCAGCACCCGCCGCCTGCGGTGCCGCGGTGGGTGCCAGCCGTGGGGTGGGTGCCAGCCATAGGCGGGGGGCTGTGGCAGGGCACGGCGCTGGCTCCGGTGATGTCTGGCCATTGCCATTCCCAATGGACACGCGCTGGATGATGGATTCAGGCCTGGAAGATTCCtccctgtgttttcttgttttccctattttttccctccttgccAATTCTAAAGCCTCTGAGGAGGGGTGGGAAAGGCAGCGGCTGCAAACACCCCCCCCTTGTGACCAGGAGCCATCCCGGCGTCGGCTTTGCCAACATTCCCAGTGCAGCCCATGGATGCTCCAGCACGTGCCCGGGGCTCACTGCTCCGGTTTGGGCTTTTCCAGGGAATTGTTCAACTTCTTCAGCGTCTTTTTGATGCGCAGGGCGGTGAGGCGGGCCGAGGGGCTCTGGTACCAGCATTCCTTCATGATCTTTGCCAGCGCCGACAGAACCTGGGGCAGCCACAAGGAGAGGGGGACATGGATGGATGTCATggaatggggtgggaatgggagCAGGGCAGTCCCCCCAGGACTCACCGGGTCGGAGAAGAGGCGGTTGGGGACCACGGGGGTCTGCTGGTCGATGCACACCACCTTCTTCATGTCCTCGAAGCTGGGGTCGCTGGGGACGGCGTCGAAGAAGGGCGGCCGGTATTCCTCCACGATGCCTATGGCAAGGGGGAGCAGCGTGAGGGCATTGGGGCATGTGGGGTTCACCCCCTGCCCTGCGCATCACGGGGTACAACTGACCTGTACTGTGCCATGGGGTGCAACCGAGCtgctccctgccatgggggaTGTGTGAGGCCTTGGGAATCGCATCAACCAcggctccagccccagctccagcatcaACCACAGCACTGGTGCCACACCAGTCCCAAACGAGCCCGCCAGTTGGCCCAGCTAATCTCAGCTTAGTGCCTCCATATGCCTGTGCGTCCGTGGGGTTTAACCTCCCTGGTGGGAGCTCCCTTGCAGCCTGAGGGGTGGCCCCTGGAACTTGGGGTCCTCTGGACCCCTTTTCTTTgatgctgtggggctgtgcaggggAGGGTGGAGGGTGAGGGTTAAAACCAGCCGACTGATGGTCACCCCCTGCACATGGTTGGGTAATTTGGGGTGAATGATTAATGTGAAGGAGCCCTGGGGTGATAAATGAGATTATCCAGAGGCCAAACTGTGCCTGAGGGGGACCTCCAGCCTCCCCCTTGCATTAATGCTTCCAATGGGctttgctggtgctgagcaggggcaggaggtTCCTCCGCAGCGCTGGGgaccccatccctgtccccaagCCCATGGTCCTGAGCCAGGCCCCGCTGGCCGGAGGTCCCGGCCATGGCTGGGttccaagcagcagctccaagctGCTTGTTTTCTAATCAGTGCTGAACAAACAAAGCGCTGATTGAGTCTAATGGGCCCTTTAATCAGGGAGCCGGGTGCTGACACTAGATTACAGTGTTTATAATTGACAGCTAATCTGGGCGAAGGGAAAGAGggacagaaaagaacagaaaggaacAGAGGAGAGAGCCCGGAGCAGGCGTGGGAGCCTCTCACCATTCACCACCGTGCGGCGGGTGATCTCCCACAGCACCAGCCCGTAGGCCCAGATGTCTGTCTTCTTGTAGGACTCGAAGCAGTCGGTGCGGATCTGCTCGCTCAGCACCTCCGGGGCCATGTAGCGCTTGGTGCCCACCCGAGGGTTGTTACCAATGTCCAGGTAGTCGCTGCCCTGGGAGTGCATCACAGCCAGCCCTTGAAGGGGGGAATCAGAGGGGCactgaggttggaagagacctggaagatcatcaagtccagctgGGAAATGCTGGGATGACGGAGCCGGTCAGTGCCATGCTCGTGCTGTgtctgcaggatgctgcaggccTGGGGCATGATGGCCCTGGGTACCACATCCTCAGGGTACCACGTCCCTGGGGTACCTCATCACTGGGGTACCACATCCCCGGGGTACCACATCCCTGGGGTACCGCATTCCTGGGTATCACATCCTTGGGGTACCACATCCCTGGGTATCATATCCCGTCCCCCCATCTCACCCAGGTCTGCAATGCAGCACTGCCGGTTGCTCTTCACCAAGATGTTCCTGCTCTTCAGGTCACGGTGGGCAATAGCAGGCTTGCCCTGGGTGCCGAAGATCTCCACATGGAGGTGGACAAGGCCACAGATGACGGAGGAGGCCAACCCCAGGCAGGTCTCCACATCCAGGGCTGTCCTCTGCAGGTAGTCGTAGAGCGAGCCGTTCTCATGGTAGTGGGTGATGAGccagagctgggtgctggagTTCCTCGACGTCATGTCAGAGGCAATGAAGCCTGGATGTGGAGAGGAACTGTGACCAtagagctgctgtgcagccacCCCATGGTCACCAAAGCATCCCTGGGTATCACATCCTTTGGGTACCACATCCCCGGGGTACCGCATCCCTGGGGACCTCATCCTCAGGGTACCACATCCCCGGGTACCACATCCCACCCCCCTGCTCACCCAGGATGTTGTCATGCCGCAGCAGGACGGTGTTGTAGATCTCCGTCTCACGGAACCACGACTGCTCATCACGGGAGGAGAAGATCTTCACGGCCACACTCTCCCCATGCCACACGCCTCGCCACACCTCCCCATAGCGTCCTTTGCCTGCCATGGCCACAGCACCACGTCACCATGGCCATGGTCCCCTCTGCCCACTCCCA
Coding sequences within it:
- the ACVRL1 gene encoding serine/threonine-protein kinase receptor R3 yields the protein MLCGACSRVVLVLTLMTMPRCSAADELLCACDIPHCSTPTCTGKVCFVSKRKEDGTITQHRGCFSQHILENCHTPVTEQYGMRCCDSSMCNAELEIFLQGEDTLGRVPSLPSLLLMIFVPLLALLVLVALTALFCWKVAQHRHNKSDLGDMDLMLKASMVGDSTLEDLLSDDCTTGSGSGLPFLVQRTVARQITLVECVGKGRYGEVWRGVWHGESVAVKIFSSRDEQSWFRETEIYNTVLLRHDNILGFIASDMTSRNSSTQLWLITHYHENGSLYDYLQRTALDVETCLGLASSVICGLVHLHVEIFGTQGKPAIAHRDLKSRNILVKSNRQCCIADLGLAVMHSQGSDYLDIGNNPRVGTKRYMAPEVLSEQIRTDCFESYKKTDIWAYGLVLWEITRRTVVNGIVEEYRPPFFDAVPSDPSFEDMKKVVCIDQQTPVVPNRLFSDPVLSALAKIMKECWYQSPSARLTALRIKKTLKKLNNSLEKPKPEQ